In the Advenella kashmirensis WT001 genome, one interval contains:
- a CDS encoding c-type cytochrome, whose product MKRVSILLSGAVCALVGMASAQAADLAAGKAAFEKNGCVACHGAAGDKTIAPMYPILAGQHDDYLVHALTAYQRGVSNAPESANIRKNPIMGNEIKKLGSADIVNIAAWLSAQKGPLTHNRK is encoded by the coding sequence ATGAAACGCGTCTCTATTTTATTGTCAGGTGCCGTATGTGCACTCGTGGGTATGGCATCTGCCCAGGCGGCAGATCTGGCTGCCGGCAAGGCCGCCTTTGAGAAGAACGGTTGTGTGGCCTGTCACGGCGCCGCCGGCGACAAAACCATTGCACCCATGTACCCCATTCTGGCAGGCCAGCATGATGATTACCTGGTTCACGCCCTGACTGCGTACCAGCGTGGCGTCAGCAATGCGCCTGAATCGGCCAATATTCGCAAAAACCCGATCATGGGCAACGAAATCAAGAAATTGGGTTCAGCCGATATCGTTAATATTGCTGCATGGCTTTCTGCACAGAAAGGTCCATTGACACACAACCGTAAATAA
- a CDS encoding TOBE domain-containing protein, with product MSRRQTSAGEIAGESVVTREPAARSSVHTGTVVENSPPRLNVRTAIGFGLEQHALADERDLQLLGHVHRLGSITRAAQAAGVTYKTAWDRLRNLQTRLGHAVVITAKGGRGGGRTLLSEKGQALLQYYEQLRRQQDHAVEPDVELDAVGDVAMRPLPLRKTSARNHLQGVVAAIDRDGMRDAVNISLHDSLHVSVNITHASTLALGLKKGVAVYLLIKAPAIRFARQQQVRQNVFGGLVRSTRRTHDQQELEVQIAPDVHVITVVGMDQAPPCAR from the coding sequence ATGAGCCGGCGCCAGACCTCTGCCGGCGAAATTGCCGGTGAATCTGTCGTTACCCGTGAGCCTGCAGCCCGCTCTTCGGTTCACACCGGTACAGTAGTTGAAAACTCGCCACCGCGACTGAATGTGCGTACGGCCATTGGTTTCGGACTGGAGCAACACGCGCTGGCAGACGAGCGTGATCTGCAACTGCTGGGTCATGTGCATCGCCTGGGCTCCATCACCCGTGCGGCCCAGGCCGCCGGCGTAACATACAAGACGGCGTGGGACAGGTTGCGCAATCTGCAGACGCGTCTTGGCCACGCCGTTGTGATTACCGCCAAGGGCGGGCGCGGCGGCGGACGCACACTGCTTAGTGAAAAAGGGCAGGCCCTGCTGCAGTACTATGAACAACTGCGCAGACAGCAGGATCATGCCGTTGAGCCCGATGTTGAACTGGATGCTGTCGGTGATGTGGCGATGCGCCCTTTGCCCCTGCGAAAAACCAGTGCGCGTAACCACTTGCAGGGCGTAGTCGCGGCTATTGATCGCGACGGCATGCGCGATGCCGTCAACATCAGTCTGCACGACTCGCTGCATGTGAGTGTCAATATAACGCACGCCAGCACGCTGGCGCTGGGTTTGAAAAAAGGCGTGGCCGTCTATCTGCTTATCAAGGCGCCGGCTATCCGGTTTGCCCGGCAGCAGCAGGTGCGTCAGAATGTATTTGGCGGGCTTGTCCGCAGTACTCGGCGCACGCATGATCAGCAGGAGCTCGAGGTGCAAATTGCCCCCGATGTACACGTGATCACCGTTGTGGGGATGGACCAGGCACCGCCTTGCGCAAGGTGA